In Carassius auratus strain Wakin chromosome 49, ASM336829v1, whole genome shotgun sequence, one DNA window encodes the following:
- the LOC113066241 gene encoding histone-lysine N-methyltransferase set-1-like, producing the protein MQTRDDGTRETDDKQPTRRKVISRKKVAMLGNKRRRKPLQDAEHHITCKTDKPGLREQFISKYKGRGVFTTGAFFRGDFVLEYRGELLSSQESLDRTEHYTEAENTFLFDFQWHGKNWCMDASKEDSSLGRLANDETRNPTCKMRTVEVSRKPHLCLFAVRDILPGEEITYNYGDSDWPWRVKTLNKASESTDKKPASSLRLHKSPHCAASVSSPELDKVNSNGPHKQSGKARTSRNKTVTILNMQQLSTDVYCQLVKNAISVF; encoded by the exons ATGCAGACACGTGACGATGGAACGCGCGAAACAGACGACAAACAACCCACCAGGAGGAAAG tcaTTTCAAGAAAGAAAGTCGCCATGCTGGGAAATAAAAGACGTAGGAAACCTCTGCAGGATGCTGAGCATCACATTACCTGTAAAACTGACAAGCCTGGGCTTCGAGAGCAGTTCATCAGCAAATATAAAG GGCGTGGAGTTTTCACCACTGGAGCTTTTTTCAGAGGTGATTTTGTTCTTGAATACAGAGGTGAACTTCTGAGTTCACAGGAGAGTCTGGACCGAACTGAACACTACACTGAAGCTGAGAACACGTTCCTGTTTGATTTTCAGTGGCATGGCAAAAATTGGTG catGGATGCATCTAAAGAAGACTCGTCTTTGGGAAGACTTGCAAACGATGAGACCAGAAATCCTACTTGCAAAATGAGAACCGTTGAAGTGAGCAGAAAACCtcacctgtgtctgtttgctgtaCGAGACATTCTACCAGGAGAGGAAATCACTTACAATTATGGAGACTCAGATTGGCCATGGCGAGTCAAG ACTTTGAATAAAGCATCAGAATCCACTGATAAAAAGCCAGCCAGTAGTTTGCGCCTGCATAAATCC CCCCATTGTGCAGCTTCTGTTTCCTCTCCTGAACTGGACAAGGTAAACAGCAATGGTCCTCATAAGCAGTCAGGCAAAGCAAGAACATCAAGGAATAAAACGGTAACCATCTTAAACATGCAACAACTATCTACTGATGTTTACTGCCAGCTAGTTAAAAATGCAATAAGTGTTTTCTGA
- the LOC113066240 gene encoding uncharacterized protein LOC113066240 — protein MMYGDHEHAECARDFRKIHQARWNEYISAGAITTLKEAKWNTPQIIPFTQDVKVLHTHLEKKHNELLSKLRSCPSADSYAALAKVTLSQVILFNRRREGEVSRMLLSAFKSRDSSELHEDIAICLSEFERKLCLHFSRVEIRGKRGRKVPVLLKPSMVSAMELLVETRELCGVPAENPFMFARCGAMSAYRGGECINKAACECGIKNPDALSSTRLRKHIATMSKILNLNENEADQLADFLGHDIRIHRQYYRLPEGTLQLAKMSKVLMAMEKGTLSDYKGKKLDDIEIDPNEQLEAQGDSMSSDEEDSSDLSQTTAPAPVQTDQPVQSEQAVSQEDQGSSNAPKKKWEDSEVKAVERHMMSFIKTCKVPGKQDCERCIHAEPEALKQRTWTGVKNYVRNRITTLKRKGGL, from the exons ATGATGTATGGAGATCATGAGCATGCTGAGTGTGCCCGAGACTTCAGGAAAATACACCAGGCAAGGTGGAATGAGTACATTTCTGCTGGTGCTATAACTACATTGAAAGAAGCCAAGTGGAACACACCACAGATCATTCCTTTCACTCAGGATGTCAAAGTCCTGCACACACATCTTGAAAAGAAACACAATGAGCTCCTAAGTAAGCTCAGATCTTGCCCTTCTGCTGACAGCTACGCTGCTCTAGCCAAGGTCACGCTGTCCCAGGTCATCCTGTTCAACCGAAGGAGAGAAGGTGAGGTATCCCGGATGCTTTTGTCAGCTTTTAAAAGCAGGGATTCTTCTGAGCTACACGAAGACATTgccatctgtctgtctgagttTGAGAGGAAGCTGTGTCTGCACTTCTCAAGAGTTGAGATCCGTGGTAAACGAGGGAGAAAGGTTCCTGTGCTCCTCAAGCCTTCCATGGTTTCTGCCATGGAGCTGCTTGTTGAAACGCGTGAGCTTTGTGGTGTTCCAGCAGAGAATCCCTTTATGTTTGCTAGATGTGGAGCAATGTCTGCCTACAGAGGAGGAGAGTGCATCAACAAAGCTGCTTGCGAATGTGGCATAAAGAACCCTGATGCACTGTCATCAACTAGGCTTAGGAAACACATAGCAACCATGTCTAAAATTCTTAACCTTAATGAGAATGAAGCAGATCAACTGGCTGATTTCCTTGGTCACGATATCAGAATCCACAGACAGTATTATCGGTTACCAGAGGGAACACTGCAGCTGGCAAAAATGAGTAAAGTCCTAATGGCCATGGAGAAAGGAACACTGTCTGACTACAAAGGAAAGAAACTTGATGACATTGAAATCGACCCAAATG agcAACTTGAGGCCCAAGGTGATTCCATGTCAAGTGATGAGGAGGATTCCAGTGACCTATCTCAGACGACAGCACCAGCACCAGTACAGACTGATCAACCTGTTCAATCTGAACAAGCTGTTTCACAGGAGGATCAAG gtTCTTCAAATGCTCCAAAAAAGAAATGGGAGGACAGTGAGGTAAAAGCAGTAGAGAGACACATGATGAGTTTCATCAAGACATGCAAAGTTCCTGGTAAGCAAGACTGTGAAAGATGCATTCACGCAGAGCCAGAAGCTTTGAAGCAGCGAACATGGActggtgtgaaaaattatgtgcggAACAGGATCACGACTCTTAAAAGAAAGGGTGGTTTGTAG